A stretch of Mesorhizobium sp. M2A.F.Ca.ET.046.03.2.1 DNA encodes these proteins:
- a CDS encoding polysaccharide deacetylase family protein: MTSDQIWQPLVKELARWQRADRKAEFWLRDDDAVDPTAALDRLLDLTGQFPIPVTLAVIPALTDGKLVARLDEAPHATVAIHGWAHRNHASEGQKKQELGPQRPREAVLDDLARGLSRITGLHGARAVPMLVPPWNRIDAGLVSELGSMGFAALSVYGPPKPASLAVVNSNVDIMDWHGTRGCRDHGILVQAIIAQLRQAFDGGEPVGVLAHHLVHDESAWLFLERLFTVTAQTEACAWLPIRTLVRRGAGRAIPGKV, translated from the coding sequence ATGACGTCCGATCAGATCTGGCAACCCTTGGTGAAAGAACTGGCGCGCTGGCAGCGGGCGGACCGCAAGGCAGAGTTCTGGCTGCGCGATGATGACGCCGTGGATCCGACGGCTGCGCTTGATCGGCTGCTCGACCTCACCGGTCAATTCCCAATTCCGGTCACTCTGGCCGTCATTCCGGCCCTGACTGATGGGAAGCTGGTCGCCCGGCTTGACGAGGCGCCGCATGCCACAGTCGCCATCCATGGCTGGGCGCACCGAAATCATGCGTCGGAGGGCCAGAAAAAGCAGGAGCTCGGCCCGCAGCGGCCACGCGAGGCGGTGCTCGATGATCTGGCTCGCGGGCTGTCGCGCATAACCGGCCTGCACGGCGCACGTGCCGTTCCGATGCTGGTGCCGCCCTGGAACAGGATCGACGCCGGCTTGGTATCCGAGCTTGGATCGATGGGATTTGCGGCATTGTCGGTCTATGGGCCGCCGAAGCCGGCTTCGCTGGCGGTCGTCAACAGCAATGTCGACATCATGGACTGGCATGGCACGCGCGGTTGCCGCGATCACGGCATATTGGTTCAGGCCATCATCGCGCAATTGCGACAGGCATTCGACGGCGGCGAACCGGTCGGCGTGCTCGCCCACCATCTCGTACACGATGAATCGGCCTGGCTTTTCCTGGAACGGCTGTTCACGGTCACCGCACAGACTGAAGCCTGCGCATGGCTTCCGATCAGGACATTGGTCAGGCGCGGCGCCGGTAGAGCAATTCCAGGAAAAGTGTGA
- a CDS encoding glycosyltransferase family 4 protein produces the protein MRIAFYAPLKSPNDPVASGDRQMARTLIKALEHVGHRVELASELRFYLREPEPKSFDARKIEAREEAARLTRLWARDGKPDLWFTYHPYYKAPDLIGPELTAAFAVPYATAEASYSRRRNAGLWADTQALVARAVEQAALNICFTQRDRQGLADAVPGATFGMLSPFIDTSAFRETPARGCPTRLVTVAMMRPGDKLESYRMLAQALGSIGHLPWTMSVVGDGPARDEVKAQFAGLPAERIEWLGAIEPAAVPDVLYSGGIYVWPGFGEAYGVAYLEAQAAGLPVVAQDIAGVPEVVRDGRTGFLTPPGDLTAFASAIERLLARNDERTVMAAEARRFILEERSLGAAAARLAELLAKIPVS, from the coding sequence ATGCGAATTGCCTTCTACGCACCACTGAAGTCACCCAATGATCCCGTTGCCTCCGGCGACCGCCAGATGGCACGGACGCTGATCAAGGCGCTGGAGCACGTGGGGCATCGCGTCGAACTGGCATCCGAATTGCGCTTCTATCTACGCGAACCGGAGCCGAAAAGTTTCGATGCGCGCAAGATCGAGGCCCGGGAAGAAGCCGCGCGGCTGACAAGGCTTTGGGCTCGTGACGGCAAGCCCGATCTCTGGTTCACTTATCATCCCTATTACAAGGCGCCCGACCTGATCGGGCCCGAGCTGACGGCGGCCTTTGCTGTCCCCTATGCGACAGCGGAAGCCTCCTATTCGAGGCGGCGCAACGCCGGTTTGTGGGCTGATACGCAAGCTTTGGTGGCGCGAGCCGTCGAACAGGCGGCGCTGAACATCTGCTTCACGCAAAGGGACCGCCAGGGACTGGCGGATGCGGTACCCGGCGCCACTTTCGGCATGCTTTCGCCCTTCATCGACACATCGGCATTCCGTGAAACGCCGGCACGGGGTTGTCCGACACGCCTCGTTACTGTCGCCATGATGCGCCCGGGCGACAAACTCGAAAGCTATCGCATGCTGGCGCAAGCGCTCGGCTCGATCGGTCACCTGCCCTGGACCATGTCGGTCGTCGGGGACGGGCCTGCCCGTGACGAGGTCAAAGCGCAATTTGCCGGCTTGCCCGCCGAGCGTATCGAATGGCTTGGCGCGATTGAGCCGGCCGCCGTGCCGGATGTCCTCTACAGTGGCGGAATTTACGTCTGGCCGGGTTTCGGCGAGGCCTATGGCGTTGCCTATCTTGAAGCGCAGGCCGCCGGCCTGCCGGTGGTGGCTCAGGACATCGCCGGCGTGCCGGAGGTCGTGCGGGATGGCCGGACCGGGTTCCTGACCCCGCCGGGCGATTTGACGGCGTTCGCTTCAGCCATTGAAAGGCTTCTGGCCCGCAACGACGAAAGAACCGTCATGGCCGCAGAAGCCAGACGTTTCATCCTCGAAGAACGCTCCCTCGGTGCTGCGGCAGCGCGTCTCGCCGAACTTCTTGCGAAGATCCCGGTTTCATGA